One Idiomarina loihiensis L2TR genomic window carries:
- a CDS encoding cytochrome c oxidase assembly protein gives MSEQRPDNSILVKRLLLTVAGMFAFGFALVPLYDVFCEVTGFNGRTSNEAAVYQQVEVDESRTVTVQFLTRNAKGIPWKFEPSIKQVKIHPGEVKVVNFLAGNPTSSNMIAQAIPSVAPAEASLYLNKVECFCFNQQPLAAGAETEMPMQFYLDPDIPDHITTFTLSYTLYDMTANTSAEAIAQLLKTE, from the coding sequence ATGTCTGAACAGCGTCCCGACAACAGCATTCTGGTTAAGCGACTGTTACTGACAGTCGCTGGAATGTTCGCATTCGGCTTCGCCCTGGTACCACTTTACGACGTATTTTGTGAAGTGACCGGCTTTAACGGTCGTACCAGTAACGAAGCAGCGGTTTATCAACAGGTTGAAGTGGATGAATCACGCACGGTCACGGTGCAATTCCTGACACGCAATGCCAAAGGTATTCCGTGGAAGTTTGAGCCATCGATCAAGCAAGTCAAGATTCATCCCGGTGAAGTTAAAGTAGTTAATTTTTTAGCAGGAAACCCGACTTCCTCAAACATGATCGCTCAGGCTATTCCATCTGTAGCGCCTGCGGAAGCCTCTCTTTACCTGAACAAAGTAGAATGCTTTTGCTTTAACCAGCAACCGCTGGCCGCTGGCGCTGAAACAGAAATGCCAATGCAGTTTTATCTGGACCCGGACATTCCCGATCATATTACGACCTTTACCCTGTCATACACGCTGTACGATATGACAGCCAATACGTCGGCTGAAGCAATTGCTCAGCTGTTAAAAACAGAATAA
- the ctaD gene encoding cytochrome c oxidase subunit I produces the protein MSTVVEETHHDTHHDHKPSGIGRWLFTTNHKDIGSMYLWLSFTMFLVGGAMAMVIRAELFQPGLQLVEPQFFNQMTTVHGLVMIFGAVMPAFTGLANWMIPMMIGAPDMALPRMNNWSFWILPFAFMILLGSLFMEGGGPAFGWTAYAPLSTTYSSDSTALFVFSVHIMGISSIMSAINVIVTIMNMRAPGMNYMKMPLFVWTWFITAFLLIAVMPVLAGAVTMLLTDKYFGTSFFDAAGGGDPVMYQHIFWFFGHPEVYIMILPSFGIISAIIPAFARKRLFGYSSMVYATAAIALLSFLVWAHHMFTTGMPVFAELFFMYCTMLIAVPTGVKIFNWVATMWRGSMTFETPMLFALAFVILFTIGGFSGLMLAITPADFQYHDTYFVVAHFHYVLVTGAIFSIMAAAYYWLPKWTGHMYDSTLAKTHFWTSLISVNVLFFPMHFAGLAGMPRRIPDYATQFADINQIASIGGFAFGLSQLIFLWVAIKCVKGGEKAAAKPWEGAEGLEWTVPSPAPYHTFEKPPKVE, from the coding sequence ATGAGCACTGTAGTGGAAGAAACACATCACGATACACACCACGATCATAAGCCGTCTGGTATTGGTCGCTGGCTATTTACAACTAACCATAAAGATATTGGTTCAATGTACCTATGGCTAAGTTTCACCATGTTTTTGGTGGGCGGTGCTATGGCGATGGTCATCCGCGCCGAGCTGTTCCAACCTGGGCTGCAGCTTGTTGAGCCACAATTCTTTAATCAAATGACCACAGTACATGGTCTGGTTATGATTTTCGGCGCAGTTATGCCTGCTTTTACGGGTTTGGCTAACTGGATGATCCCCATGATGATTGGCGCACCAGATATGGCGCTGCCCCGGATGAATAACTGGAGTTTCTGGATTTTACCTTTTGCTTTCATGATTTTATTGGGTTCTTTGTTTATGGAAGGTGGAGGCCCGGCATTTGGCTGGACAGCTTACGCACCGCTTTCAACAACTTACAGCTCGGATTCAACGGCATTGTTCGTATTTTCAGTACACATTATGGGTATTTCATCCATTATGAGCGCTATTAACGTCATCGTTACTATTATGAACATGCGCGCACCGGGCATGAATTACATGAAAATGCCATTGTTCGTCTGGACCTGGTTTATTACGGCTTTTCTGCTTATTGCCGTAATGCCAGTACTGGCGGGTGCCGTTACCATGTTGCTTACCGACAAATACTTCGGTACGAGTTTCTTTGACGCCGCTGGCGGTGGTGACCCAGTGATGTACCAGCATATATTCTGGTTCTTTGGGCATCCGGAAGTTTACATCATGATTTTACCGTCCTTCGGTATCATTTCAGCAATTATCCCGGCCTTTGCCCGCAAACGATTGTTCGGCTACTCCTCCATGGTATATGCCACGGCGGCCATTGCCTTACTGTCCTTCCTGGTCTGGGCTCACCATATGTTCACCACCGGTATGCCAGTGTTTGCTGAGCTGTTCTTTATGTACTGCACCATGCTCATTGCGGTTCCCACCGGGGTGAAGATCTTTAACTGGGTAGCCACTATGTGGCGCGGCTCCATGACCTTTGAAACACCCATGCTGTTTGCGCTGGCGTTTGTGATCCTGTTTACCATAGGTGGTTTCTCCGGCTTAATGCTGGCTATAACTCCCGCTGACTTCCAGTATCACGACACGTACTTCGTCGTCGCCCACTTCCACTATGTTTTGGTCACAGGTGCCATTTTCTCTATTATGGCAGCGGCTTATTACTGGCTACCTAAGTGGACCGGGCATATGTACGACAGTACGCTGGCGAAAACTCACTTCTGGACATCGCTTATTTCCGTAAACGTGCTGTTCTTCCCTATGCACTTTGCAGGACTTGCCGGTATGCCAAGACGTATTCCGGATTACGCCACGCAGTTTGCTGATATTAACCAGATAGCAAGTATCGGTGGTTTTGCCTTTGGGCTATCACAGCTTATTTTCCTTTGGGTGGCTATTAAGTGCGTTAAAGGCGGCGAAAAAGCAGCGGCTAAACCCTGGGAAGGCGCGGAAGGACTGGAGTGGACAGTTCCGTCACCAGCGCCTTATCACACCTTTGAAAAACCGCCCAAAGTGGAGTGA
- the coxB gene encoding cytochrome c oxidase subunit II — MKPLWALLALTSLPAVAQSRLNMTQGVTEVSNQVYDLHMIIFYICCVIGAIVFGLMFISIIRHRKSKNPKPANFHENVKVEIAWTIVPLLILAGMAVPATTTLIAMEDTADADVTVQITGSQWKWHYKYFENDVEYFSRLATQQEQINNQFEKGENYLLEVDRPLVIPTDRKVRFLVTSDDVIHSWWVPDFAVKKDANPGFINETWTRVDEPGIYRGQCAELCGKDHGFMPVVVIAKEPAEYEKWITEKEEEQRKAREREQELLAMEMSEDELMDLGEKIYNSTCSACHQANGQGVDGTFPALAGSGIAVDPEAKDKHIDTVVNGVTGTAMQAFGSQLSMRELAAVITYERNAWGNDTGDLIQAADINEVMNQ, encoded by the coding sequence ATGAAGCCTTTGTGGGCACTATTGGCGCTAACGAGTCTACCGGCTGTTGCTCAGTCGCGTCTCAATATGACCCAAGGTGTCACTGAAGTGAGTAACCAAGTTTACGATCTCCATATGATTATCTTTTACATCTGCTGTGTCATTGGTGCGATTGTATTTGGTCTCATGTTCATTTCGATAATCCGCCATCGGAAGTCGAAAAACCCTAAACCTGCAAATTTCCACGAAAACGTCAAAGTAGAAATTGCCTGGACTATAGTGCCTCTACTTATTCTCGCAGGCATGGCTGTGCCGGCAACAACCACACTCATTGCCATGGAAGACACGGCAGATGCAGACGTGACGGTTCAGATAACTGGGTCGCAGTGGAAATGGCATTACAAATACTTTGAAAACGATGTTGAATACTTTAGTCGTTTAGCCACTCAGCAGGAGCAAATTAATAATCAGTTTGAAAAAGGCGAGAACTACTTGCTGGAGGTGGACCGTCCCCTGGTTATTCCGACTGACAGGAAGGTACGTTTTTTGGTTACATCGGACGATGTTATTCACAGCTGGTGGGTTCCTGACTTTGCCGTAAAAAAAGACGCTAACCCGGGCTTTATTAACGAAACCTGGACCAGGGTCGATGAACCGGGTATTTATCGGGGTCAGTGCGCAGAGCTTTGCGGTAAAGATCATGGTTTTATGCCCGTCGTTGTTATAGCTAAAGAACCAGCTGAATACGAAAAGTGGATTACTGAGAAAGAGGAAGAGCAACGCAAGGCACGGGAACGTGAACAAGAATTGCTTGCCATGGAAATGTCAGAAGACGAACTCATGGATCTCGGTGAAAAAATTTACAACAGTACCTGCTCTGCTTGTCACCAGGCTAACGGTCAAGGCGTTGACGGCACCTTCCCTGCACTTGCGGGTTCCGGTATCGCAGTGGATCCTGAAGCCAAAGATAAACACATCGACACCGTCGTTAACGGCGTTACCGGCACGGCTATGCAAGCCTTTGGAAGTCAGCTTTCCATGCGCGAATTAGCCGCGGTTATCACCTATGAGCGTAATGCCTGGGGTAACGATACCGGAGACCTGATTCAGGCCGCCGATATTAACGAAGTCATGAATCAATAA
- the lexA gene encoding transcriptional repressor LexA yields the protein MRPLTPRQSEILELIKDNLHATGMPPTRAEIAHKLGFRSANSAEEHLKALARKGVIEILPGMSRGIRLVGDDYDIADGLPLIGQVAAGEPLLAEQHVEGHYKIDESLFHPAASFLLKVNGMSMRDIGILDGDLLAVHKTEQARNGQIVVARVEDEVTVKRFEQRGKTILLHPENEDFSTITVNLAEQVFAIEGLAVGVIRNGATL from the coding sequence ATGCGCCCGTTAACACCAAGACAATCTGAAATTCTTGAGCTTATTAAGGATAATCTGCACGCAACCGGTATGCCGCCGACCCGTGCCGAAATTGCCCATAAGCTGGGTTTCCGCTCTGCCAACTCTGCGGAGGAGCACCTGAAAGCGCTGGCCCGTAAAGGCGTTATCGAAATACTCCCCGGCATGTCGCGCGGTATTCGCCTTGTCGGCGATGACTACGATATCGCCGATGGCCTGCCGTTAATCGGCCAGGTTGCAGCAGGTGAACCTTTATTGGCTGAACAACACGTTGAAGGCCATTACAAAATTGACGAATCACTGTTTCATCCAGCCGCCAGTTTCTTACTTAAAGTAAACGGTATGAGCATGAGAGACATTGGCATTTTAGACGGTGACTTACTGGCTGTACATAAAACCGAACAAGCACGTAACGGACAAATAGTCGTTGCACGAGTTGAAGACGAAGTCACTGTAAAGCGTTTTGAACAGCGCGGAAAAACTATTTTGCTTCATCCTGAAAATGAAGATTTCTCTACCATTACTGTCAACCTTGCCGAGCAAGTTTTTGCCATTGAAGGGCTTGCGGTGGGTGTGATCAGAAACGGAGCGACCTTATGA
- the plsB gene encoding glycerol-3-phosphate 1-O-acyltransferase PlsB, translated as MKGISRFFPIFKYPLRWLTRFQEIWDGTEEEHSATVGKPIVYVMRSTSKADLSILQRAAHKRGLPDPVDPLVVNGKTYNRIMYLEELANEVSDQTVSEFHQLLTLHKDQPELDVQLIPAGVFWGRQAGEEAHAGNTMTGDLDNPGHWRKFWLVIFSGRQVLLRFSRSVSLGTMARDHGTDMRIAHKLARVARVHFVRMRHAVAGPKLSQRKELMSALINTPALKKAVSDEARGKKISEEAARKRALSYIDEIAANYNSTLIRVLDRFMTWMWNRIYNGIHVKGGDTIRRLAQQGHEVIYVPCHRSHMDYLLLSYVIYKEGLVPPHIAAGVNLNFFPVGGIFRRGGAFFIRRSFRGNKLYSAVFREYLCWLFQKGYPVEYFSEGGRSRTGRLLPPKTGMLAMTVQGMLRDQQRPVSLVPVYLGYEHIMEVATYLKELKGKDKEKESVFQILKTVAKLRNFGQGFVTFGQPINLKHHLDKVAPNWHESVTRGAQEPERPGWLNPVVGGLAEQVMQGINDSAAANSVNLTALALLSSEHHALMKEELLAQLEVYLGVLREVPYSNMMSVPEETPEELWQQALRTDKFTVDSDTMGEVVSLERMTAIAMTYYRNNILHLMVVPGIVASIIMAKKKVSVAEIGARTQAIYPSLKAELYLSHNVEDLPLWTEALAEELARQKLITLEDGVCTIAQRESAQWYRLRLLANSASETLQRYCIVLELLQQAQPIMRADLEKQSITLAERLSSIHGIDAPEFYDKKVMSTLIASLKQQGLVEINDDGQQIAAEPVGELSDQVDELIDGPVLQTIRQSVEQFVQQLKEQAEHEQKEAPKEEQKPTESNQNQ; from the coding sequence ATGAAAGGAATAAGCCGCTTTTTCCCAATTTTTAAATACCCGTTACGCTGGTTAACGCGCTTTCAGGAAATTTGGGATGGCACTGAAGAAGAGCATTCAGCAACTGTTGGCAAGCCAATTGTTTATGTAATGCGTTCAACCTCTAAAGCGGATCTATCAATTTTACAGCGGGCGGCGCACAAGCGTGGCTTGCCAGACCCTGTCGACCCTCTTGTGGTTAATGGTAAAACCTATAACCGAATCATGTATCTGGAAGAATTGGCGAATGAGGTCTCGGATCAAACGGTGTCCGAATTTCACCAGTTATTAACCCTGCACAAAGACCAGCCGGAGCTGGATGTTCAACTGATACCTGCGGGCGTATTCTGGGGCCGCCAGGCCGGAGAAGAAGCGCATGCCGGTAATACTATGACCGGTGACTTAGATAATCCGGGCCATTGGCGTAAATTCTGGCTGGTAATTTTTTCTGGTCGACAAGTGTTACTGCGTTTCTCTCGTTCGGTGAGCCTGGGCACTATGGCGCGTGACCACGGCACCGATATGCGTATTGCGCACAAATTGGCGCGGGTAGCGCGAGTTCACTTCGTCCGTATGCGCCATGCTGTTGCCGGCCCTAAACTAAGTCAGCGCAAAGAGCTGATGTCAGCACTCATTAATACCCCGGCGCTAAAAAAAGCGGTATCGGATGAAGCCAGAGGTAAGAAGATTAGTGAAGAAGCCGCCCGCAAGCGCGCTTTATCTTATATCGATGAAATAGCCGCCAACTATAATTCAACACTTATCCGGGTGTTAGATCGTTTTATGACCTGGATGTGGAACCGGATTTACAACGGCATTCATGTAAAAGGCGGGGATACGATTCGACGACTGGCGCAACAAGGACACGAAGTTATCTATGTGCCTTGTCATCGCAGCCATATGGACTACTTGCTGCTCAGCTATGTTATTTATAAAGAAGGCCTTGTGCCGCCGCATATCGCGGCTGGCGTGAACCTTAACTTTTTCCCTGTTGGTGGCATTTTCCGCCGTGGCGGCGCGTTCTTTATTCGCCGCAGCTTCCGGGGTAACAAACTGTATTCAGCGGTTTTTCGCGAATATTTGTGCTGGTTGTTCCAGAAGGGTTACCCGGTGGAATACTTCAGTGAAGGCGGCCGCTCCAGAACCGGCCGCTTATTACCGCCTAAAACCGGCATGCTGGCAATGACCGTGCAGGGCATGTTGCGGGACCAGCAACGCCCAGTATCGCTGGTGCCAGTGTACCTTGGTTACGAGCATATTATGGAAGTGGCTACTTACCTGAAAGAGCTTAAAGGTAAGGACAAAGAAAAAGAGTCGGTTTTTCAAATTCTGAAAACCGTGGCCAAGCTGCGCAATTTTGGCCAGGGCTTTGTGACTTTCGGTCAGCCTATTAATTTAAAACACCATTTGGACAAAGTGGCGCCTAACTGGCATGAGTCGGTCACGCGAGGGGCACAGGAACCGGAACGCCCGGGCTGGTTGAACCCGGTGGTAGGTGGTTTAGCCGAGCAAGTTATGCAGGGCATTAACGATTCAGCGGCGGCAAACAGCGTTAACCTTACCGCATTGGCGCTACTGAGTTCAGAGCACCACGCGCTGATGAAAGAAGAGTTGTTGGCTCAACTGGAGGTTTATCTGGGCGTGCTGCGCGAAGTGCCATACAGCAATATGATGAGCGTGCCGGAGGAGACACCGGAAGAGCTTTGGCAACAGGCACTGCGCACCGACAAATTTACGGTTGATAGCGACACCATGGGTGAAGTCGTGTCGCTGGAGCGCATGACAGCCATAGCAATGACGTATTACCGGAATAACATTCTTCATTTGATGGTCGTTCCCGGTATTGTTGCGTCAATTATCATGGCTAAGAAGAAAGTCAGCGTGGCCGAAATTGGGGCGCGGACGCAGGCAATTTATCCGTCGTTAAAAGCCGAGCTCTATTTGAGTCATAATGTTGAAGACTTACCGCTCTGGACGGAAGCTCTTGCTGAAGAGTTGGCGCGACAAAAGCTAATTACTCTGGAAGACGGTGTTTGCACCATAGCGCAACGGGAAAGTGCGCAGTGGTATCGGCTGAGGTTATTGGCCAACAGTGCCAGCGAAACCTTGCAGCGTTATTGTATTGTACTTGAGTTGCTGCAACAGGCGCAGCCTATTATGCGGGCAGATCTCGAAAAGCAATCTATTACCCTGGCCGAACGCTTAAGTTCAATTCACGGTATTGACGCCCCGGAATTTTACGATAAGAAAGTTATGTCGACGCTGATTGCCAGTTTAAAACAGCAAGGTCTGGTAGAAATTAATGACGACGGCCAGCAAATTGCTGCCGAGCCGGTGGGCGAGCTCAGCGATCAGGTCGATGAGCTCATTGACGGCCCTGTGCTACAAACCATTCGTCAGTCGGTTGAGCAGTTTGTTCAGCAGCTAAAAGAGCAGGCAGAACATGAACAAAAAGAAGCACCCAAAGAAGAGCAAAAGCCGACTGAGAGTAATCAGAACCAGTAA
- the ubiA gene encoding 4-hydroxybenzoate octaprenyltransferase: protein MQKLVAFWQLMRADRPIGTYLLAWPTIWALMIAGAGEPPLRIVVIFLLGTFVMRSAGCVINDFADRNYDGHVRRTRQRPIPAGRISATEAMIGFIALLAIAFGLVMQLNTETVMLSFFAAGVAALYPFCKRWTHLPQIVLGIAFSFGIPMAFTALESDQWFIAGLLFLANILWTVAYDTEYAMADREDDLKIGLQSTAILFGRFDRLAIGLLQLATLALLGWILHLITVELWVWLALAAIFLLFAYQHWLIRHREPGKCFQAFLHNHYIGMVFAIGLAVHYWF from the coding sequence ATGCAAAAGTTAGTCGCTTTTTGGCAGTTAATGCGTGCGGACAGACCCATTGGTACCTATCTACTTGCCTGGCCAACTATATGGGCACTCATGATAGCCGGAGCCGGCGAGCCGCCCCTGCGTATAGTTGTCATATTTTTGCTCGGTACTTTTGTCATGCGCTCTGCCGGTTGTGTTATTAACGACTTTGCCGACCGCAATTATGACGGTCACGTACGCCGCACCCGTCAGCGTCCTATCCCGGCGGGAAGAATATCGGCAACTGAAGCAATGATAGGCTTCATCGCGCTGTTAGCCATTGCCTTCGGGTTGGTTATGCAGCTGAACACTGAAACGGTCATGCTCAGCTTTTTCGCTGCCGGCGTAGCGGCACTTTACCCGTTTTGTAAACGCTGGACGCATTTGCCACAAATAGTGCTGGGCATCGCCTTTAGTTTCGGCATTCCCATGGCCTTTACCGCACTAGAGTCTGACCAATGGTTTATTGCTGGCTTACTATTTCTTGCCAATATTCTCTGGACGGTCGCCTACGATACCGAATACGCCATGGCGGACCGCGAAGACGACTTAAAGATAGGCCTGCAGAGCACGGCAATTTTGTTTGGCCGCTTCGACCGTCTGGCTATTGGCCTGTTGCAACTCGCGACTCTGGCCTTATTGGGCTGGATATTGCACTTAATTACCGTTGAACTTTGGGTGTGGCTGGCATTAGCGGCTATTTTTCTGTTGTTTGCTTACCAGCACTGGTTAATACGGCACAGAGAGCCCGGAAAGTGCTTCCAGGCTTTTCTGCATAACCATTATATTGGCATGGTATTCGCTATTGGCTTAGCCGTGCATTACTGGTTCTGA
- a CDS encoding chorismate--pyruvate lyase family protein — MTTEFYATPAFPVSKALQWTPPEQLELTPTQADWLLYEGSLTERLKQIGQQFSVKLLGQQLLAPNTEEKQRLKGKDQAVIREVLLYCNEKPWVFARSLFSPSAENANTLNLQQLGNQSLGESLFARSDLYCGDIEVAKVALEHPVARLNQQWFGINQRLLSRRRIFSTGGEQLLVSEVFLQPSPLYSSPNNRS; from the coding sequence ATGACAACAGAGTTTTATGCCACCCCGGCTTTTCCAGTTAGCAAAGCGCTACAATGGACACCGCCTGAACAACTTGAATTAACCCCAACACAAGCCGACTGGCTGCTATACGAGGGTTCACTTACAGAACGCCTGAAGCAGATAGGTCAGCAGTTCTCCGTTAAGTTACTCGGTCAGCAGTTACTTGCCCCTAACACGGAAGAAAAGCAAAGGTTAAAAGGTAAAGACCAAGCCGTTATCCGTGAAGTTCTACTATACTGTAATGAAAAGCCTTGGGTTTTTGCGCGCAGTCTATTTTCTCCCAGCGCCGAAAACGCCAATACACTGAATTTACAACAACTGGGGAATCAGTCATTGGGCGAGTCTTTATTTGCCCGTAGCGATTTATACTGCGGAGACATAGAAGTGGCAAAAGTTGCTCTGGAACACCCGGTTGCTCGGCTTAATCAGCAGTGGTTTGGGATAAACCAGAGGCTGCTCAGCAGACGCCGAATATTTTCAACGGGCGGTGAGCAACTGTTAGTCAGTGAAGTATTTCTGCAGCCCTCGCCACTGTACTCTTCGCCGAATAACAGGAGTTAG